Proteins from a single region of Natrinema salifodinae:
- a CDS encoding amidohydrolase — MSEPVRDRLVTLRRSLHRHPEPAWREFYTTARLVEEIRAIGVDELAVGPDAYDPADRMAVPDKDLEPWVERARERGADAALLERMAGGNTGAVAVLERGEGPTIGLRVDIDALFIEESTDAAHDPASEGFRSEIEETMHACGHDVHMTWGLAALERIADSDFAGRLVVFFQPAEEVSGGGCPMAKSEFAEGLDYLLAVHVGLDHPTGEVVAGIEKPLAMCHVDATIEGSAAHAGKAPNEGANAMHAMGTAIENAYGIPRHADGMTRVNIGRAEAGTASNIIAERAHMECEARGETTALMEYVKRRLERTVKSAATMHDCRADVEVVSESPRADSDLELQTVVSEVATDVDGIDSVLPAAEFGASEDATFLMDRVQRAGGLASYLIVGTDHPTSHHTPTFDVDETSLEHGVAVLVGAIRALERRHPVAHAEPEDGSRTDVANAEVDG, encoded by the coding sequence ATGAGCGAACCGGTACGGGACCGCCTGGTCACCCTTCGACGGAGTCTCCACCGCCACCCCGAGCCGGCGTGGCGCGAGTTCTACACCACTGCCCGACTCGTCGAGGAGATCCGGGCTATCGGCGTCGACGAACTGGCCGTCGGCCCGGACGCTTACGACCCCGCCGATCGGATGGCCGTCCCCGACAAGGACCTCGAGCCGTGGGTCGAGCGTGCCCGCGAGCGCGGCGCCGACGCGGCCCTGCTCGAGCGGATGGCCGGCGGTAACACCGGCGCCGTCGCCGTCCTCGAGCGCGGCGAGGGCCCGACGATCGGCCTTCGGGTCGACATCGACGCGCTGTTCATCGAGGAATCGACCGACGCAGCCCACGACCCCGCGTCCGAGGGCTTTCGCTCCGAAATAGAGGAGACGATGCACGCCTGCGGCCACGACGTCCACATGACCTGGGGCCTGGCCGCCCTCGAGCGAATCGCCGACAGCGACTTCGCGGGTCGCCTGGTCGTCTTCTTCCAGCCCGCCGAGGAGGTAAGCGGCGGCGGGTGTCCGATGGCGAAAAGCGAGTTCGCCGAGGGCCTGGACTACCTGCTCGCGGTCCACGTCGGCCTCGATCACCCGACCGGCGAGGTCGTCGCCGGGATCGAGAAGCCCCTGGCGATGTGTCACGTCGACGCGACGATCGAGGGCAGCGCCGCGCACGCGGGCAAGGCCCCCAACGAGGGGGCCAACGCCATGCACGCCATGGGGACCGCGATCGAGAACGCCTACGGCATCCCCCGGCACGCGGACGGGATGACCCGGGTGAACATCGGCAGGGCTGAGGCCGGGACCGCGAGCAATATCATCGCCGAGCGCGCCCATATGGAGTGCGAGGCCCGCGGCGAGACCACCGCGCTGATGGAGTACGTAAAGCGCCGCCTCGAGCGCACCGTCAAATCGGCGGCGACGATGCACGACTGCCGGGCCGACGTCGAGGTCGTCAGCGAGTCGCCCCGCGCCGACAGCGACCTCGAACTCCAGACCGTCGTCAGCGAGGTCGCGACCGACGTCGACGGGATCGACAGCGTGCTTCCGGCCGCCGAGTTCGGCGCGAGCGAGGACGCGACCTTCCTGATGGACCGCGTCCAGCGCGCGGGCGGCCTGGCGAGCTACCTGATCGTCGGCACCGACCACCCGACGAGCCACCACACGCCGACGTTCGACGTCGACGAGACGAGCCTCGAACACGGCGTCGCCGTCCTCGTCGGTGCGATCCGGGCGCTCGAGCGCAGACATCCGGTGGCGCACGCGGAGCCGGAGGACGGATCGCGCACGGACGTCGCGAACGCGGAGGTCGACGGATGA
- the ilvA gene encoding threonine ammonia-lyase, translating to MSGGGERSEPPERDASNGPDRAPVTIEDVEAARERIADVVHCTPLDTSRTFAGLSGAASIGLKLENVQRTGSFKIRGAYNKMARLSTDEREAGVISASAGNHAQGVALAGDMLDIDTTIVVPEVTPAAKIEATRGYGAAVVVEGDIYERSYEHALDRAAETGETFVHPFDDEAIVAGQGTVGLELLEQYPDVDAVLVAIGGGGLISGIGTALKARDPDIRVIGVQPEGAAHAKPSLERGEIRELAAVDTVAEGIADTRMLETTFAIAREVVDGVVSVSDREIATAVTLLAERAKTVAEGAGAAPLAAALSDDLDLEGERVAVVVSGGNVDLTEHAELTRTGLHELGRYAEARLAVDAWPTTVGDVAETVEAEGAELDAFERARRTSVDHPNRTPVTIGIEGSGPDHLNGVLEALAALDGVSVVEHSFE from the coding sequence ATGAGCGGGGGCGGCGAACGGAGCGAGCCGCCCGAGCGGGATGCGTCGAACGGACCGGACCGGGCCCCCGTCACCATCGAGGATGTCGAGGCGGCCCGGGAGCGCATCGCCGACGTCGTCCACTGCACGCCGCTGGACACCTCGCGGACGTTCGCCGGCCTGAGCGGCGCAGCCTCGATCGGGCTCAAACTCGAGAACGTCCAGCGCACGGGCTCGTTCAAGATCCGTGGCGCGTACAACAAGATGGCCCGGCTCTCGACCGACGAGCGCGAGGCCGGCGTCATCTCCGCGAGCGCGGGCAACCATGCCCAAGGCGTCGCGCTGGCCGGCGACATGCTCGACATCGACACGACGATCGTCGTCCCCGAGGTGACGCCGGCGGCGAAGATTGAGGCCACCCGCGGCTACGGCGCCGCGGTCGTCGTCGAGGGCGACATCTACGAGCGCTCCTACGAGCACGCCCTCGATCGGGCCGCCGAGACCGGCGAGACGTTCGTCCACCCCTTCGACGACGAGGCCATCGTCGCCGGCCAGGGGACCGTCGGCCTCGAACTGCTCGAGCAGTACCCCGACGTCGACGCCGTCCTCGTCGCCATCGGCGGCGGCGGGCTCATCTCGGGGATCGGAACGGCGCTGAAGGCTCGCGATCCCGATATTCGCGTGATCGGCGTCCAACCCGAGGGCGCCGCACACGCGAAGCCGTCCCTCGAGCGCGGCGAGATCCGCGAACTCGCGGCCGTCGACACCGTCGCGGAGGGGATCGCCGACACCCGCATGCTCGAGACCACCTTCGCGATCGCCCGCGAGGTCGTCGACGGCGTCGTCAGCGTCAGCGACCGCGAGATCGCGACCGCCGTGACTCTGCTGGCCGAGCGCGCCAAGACCGTCGCCGAGGGTGCCGGCGCAGCGCCCCTGGCGGCCGCGCTCTCCGACGACCTCGACCTCGAAGGGGAGCGCGTCGCGGTCGTCGTCTCCGGCGGCAACGTCGACCTCACCGAACACGCCGAACTGACCCGCACCGGCCTCCACGAACTCGGGCGCTACGCCGAGGCCAGGCTAGCCGTCGACGCCTGGCCGACGACGGTCGGCGACGTCGCCGAGACCGTCGAAGCCGAGGGGGCCGAACTGGACGCCTTCGAGCGCGCTCGGCGGACGTCGGTCGATCACCCGAACCGCACGCCCGTAACGATCGGGATCGAAGGGAGCGGCCCCGATCATCTGAACGGCGTACTCGAAGCGTTGGCGGCTCTCGACGGTGTCTCCGTCGTCGAGCACTCGTTCGAGTGA
- a CDS encoding aminotransferase class III-fold pyridoxal phosphate-dependent enzyme, which yields MNRDTAEPDADALPGPNAQQWVDFHQSYSAPSEYSHEFVWDATGEADGPFVTDVDGNVLLDFTCHIGAAPLGYNNEKVLGKVREFDLVEPMKIAGQDMYFGAGPTPEESAVPGSSHLMEKLIEVSSQYGMDTVFLSNSGAEAVENAMKITADYRAPSKYGVAFAGSFHGRTLGTLSITKSKEVYTRHYPQIDGIETMPFCDCTGDCDCGFFTGAGSQLRNALAPEGGHIDPDEISFLILEPIQGVGGYRFPSEAFVREVADVSDEYDIPLIVDEIQSGVGRTGEIWASDHYPIEPDVIASAKALRVGATISRSEVFPSEKNRLGSTFGGGDLLGSMMGAFTLEAIREYDLLDNATERGEQAKELLRDDAPDCVEDVRGKGLMLAVEFDTPERRSAVVEAALERGLLTLGCGKKTIRLLPPLDATEREIELGIGLFLDAIEAVGPSATVA from the coding sequence ATGAATAGGGACACGGCGGAACCCGACGCGGACGCGCTCCCGGGTCCGAACGCGCAGCAGTGGGTCGACTTCCACCAGTCGTACTCGGCGCCCAGCGAGTACTCCCACGAGTTCGTCTGGGACGCGACCGGCGAGGCCGACGGCCCGTTCGTCACCGACGTCGACGGGAACGTCCTGTTGGACTTCACCTGCCACATCGGCGCCGCGCCGCTCGGCTACAACAACGAGAAGGTCCTCGGCAAGGTCCGCGAGTTCGACCTGGTCGAACCGATGAAGATCGCCGGCCAAGACATGTACTTCGGCGCCGGCCCGACGCCCGAGGAGTCGGCCGTCCCGGGGTCGAGCCACCTCATGGAGAAACTCATCGAGGTCTCGAGCCAGTACGGGATGGACACCGTCTTCCTCTCGAACTCGGGGGCCGAGGCCGTCGAGAACGCGATGAAGATCACCGCCGACTACCGGGCACCGTCGAAGTACGGCGTCGCCTTCGCCGGAAGCTTCCACGGGCGCACGCTCGGCACCCTCTCGATCACGAAGTCCAAGGAGGTCTACACGCGCCACTACCCCCAGATCGACGGCATCGAGACGATGCCGTTCTGCGACTGCACCGGCGACTGCGACTGCGGGTTCTTCACCGGCGCCGGCTCGCAGCTCCGCAACGCGCTCGCGCCCGAAGGCGGCCACATCGACCCCGACGAGATCTCCTTCCTCATCCTCGAGCCGATCCAGGGCGTCGGCGGCTACCGGTTCCCCAGCGAGGCGTTCGTGCGGGAGGTCGCCGACGTGAGCGACGAGTACGACATCCCCCTGATCGTCGACGAGATCCAGTCCGGCGTCGGCCGCACCGGCGAGATCTGGGCCTCGGATCACTACCCGATCGAACCCGACGTCATCGCCAGCGCGAAGGCCCTACGCGTCGGTGCGACGATTTCGCGCTCGGAGGTCTTCCCCAGCGAGAAGAATCGGCTGGGGTCGACCTTCGGCGGCGGCGACCTGCTCGGCTCGATGATGGGCGCGTTCACCCTCGAAGCGATTCGGGAGTACGACCTGCTCGACAACGCGACCGAACGCGGCGAGCAAGCGAAGGAACTCCTGCGCGACGACGCGCCCGACTGCGTCGAGGACGTCCGCGGCAAGGGCCTGATGCTGGCCGTCGAGTTCGACACGCCCGAGCGCCGGAGCGCGGTCGTCGAGGCGGCCCTCGAGCGCGGGCTCCTGACGCTAGGCTGCGGGAAGAAGACGATCCGGCTGCTCCCGCCGCTGGACGCGACCGAGCGCGAGATCGAGTTAGGGATCGGACTCTTCCTCGACGCGATCGAGGCGGTCGGGCCGAGCGCGACGGTCGCGTAA
- a CDS encoding BCCT family transporter, with protein sequence MSDGEEERGTGMVDQFLEEIDRTVFLFGALLTVGVIAAFFISPTTVENGISSLNDSMLGAFNWALLLIVFLIVVFLLFLIVGPWGSIRLGDESPEYSFLSFFAMLYSAGFAAGVVFWGPTEALFYYDSPSPLFNVQSGSAEAMTIAVQQTLFHWALPQLAVFTIMGIAIGYFAYNYESVPLRVSSALTPIIGAENLDGPVAKVVDILAVFATIGGVATSLGFIGSQFVTGLDYQWGISIGNVGILLVVTMMTLLFTTSMVLGVDKGIRRLSNFNMILFVVLMIGTFIVGPTLFLILLGTQALGGMVSDFVSMSLFTGAGAFGAGNQEATEWMNAWTVFYWAWALSWSPFAGLFIARISKGRTVREVAFTGIVATSAATIPWFTFVGGTSVWAQHNGVADFSAVIAGDAGAEVSGFILFETFPLGSVFMLAFMILVTTFFVTSADSSTLAVSMMTTGGKARPSTINRIFWGVVLGLTAAILMILGGTGSANTLQQAAIITGTPFAFVCFLAMLSLIKDFGSEYGRVLLQDETVLVGSSAQTEAESSPAGPGGPVESDDD encoded by the coding sequence ATGAGCGACGGCGAGGAGGAGCGAGGGACGGGGATGGTCGATCAGTTCCTCGAGGAGATTGACCGGACCGTCTTCCTGTTCGGCGCGTTGCTGACGGTCGGCGTGATCGCGGCGTTCTTCATCAGTCCGACGACGGTCGAAAACGGCATCTCGTCGCTGAACGACTCGATGCTCGGTGCGTTCAACTGGGCGCTGTTGCTGATCGTGTTCCTGATCGTCGTCTTCCTGTTGTTCCTGATCGTCGGCCCGTGGGGATCGATCAGACTCGGCGACGAATCGCCGGAGTACAGCTTCCTGTCGTTCTTCGCGATGCTGTACTCGGCCGGCTTCGCGGCCGGCGTCGTGTTCTGGGGCCCGACCGAGGCGCTGTTCTACTACGACAGCCCCTCGCCGCTGTTCAACGTGCAGAGCGGCTCCGCCGAGGCGATGACCATCGCGGTCCAGCAGACGCTGTTCCACTGGGCCCTGCCCCAACTCGCGGTGTTTACGATCATGGGGATCGCGATCGGCTACTTCGCGTACAACTACGAGTCGGTGCCGCTTCGGGTGTCCTCGGCGCTGACTCCGATCATCGGGGCCGAGAACTTAGACGGCCCGGTCGCGAAGGTCGTCGACATTCTGGCGGTCTTCGCAACCATCGGCGGCGTGGCGACGTCGCTGGGCTTCATCGGGAGCCAGTTCGTCACCGGCCTCGACTATCAGTGGGGCATCAGCATCGGGAACGTCGGCATCCTCCTCGTCGTGACGATGATGACGCTGCTGTTTACGACCTCGATGGTGCTCGGGGTCGACAAGGGGATCCGCCGCCTCTCGAATTTCAACATGATCCTCTTCGTCGTCCTCATGATCGGGACGTTCATCGTCGGCCCGACGCTGTTCCTGATCCTGCTCGGCACCCAGGCCCTCGGCGGGATGGTCTCCGACTTCGTCTCGATGAGCCTCTTTACCGGCGCCGGCGCTTTCGGTGCGGGAAATCAGGAAGCGACGGAGTGGATGAACGCCTGGACGGTCTTCTACTGGGCGTGGGCGCTCTCGTGGTCTCCGTTCGCGGGCCTGTTCATCGCCCGCATCTCCAAGGGTCGGACCGTCCGCGAGGTCGCCTTCACCGGTATCGTCGCGACCTCCGCGGCCACCATCCCCTGGTTCACGTTCGTCGGCGGCACGTCCGTCTGGGCCCAGCACAACGGCGTCGCCGACTTCAGCGCGGTGATAGCCGGTGACGCCGGCGCGGAGGTCTCCGGCTTCATCCTCTTCGAGACGTTCCCCCTGGGATCCGTGTTCATGCTGGCCTTCATGATCCTCGTGACGACCTTCTTCGTCACGTCCGCGGACTCCTCGACGCTGGCCGTCTCGATGATGACGACCGGCGGGAAGGCCAGGCCGTCGACCATCAACCGGATCTTCTGGGGTGTCGTCCTCGGCTTGACGGCTGCGATCCTGATGATCCTCGGCGGCACGGGCAGCGCGAACACGCTCCAGCAGGCGGCGATCATCACCGGCACGCCCTTCGCCTTCGTCTGCTTCCTCGCGATGCTCTCGCTGATCAAGGACTTCGGCTCGGAGTACGGCCGCGTGCTCCTTCAGGACGAGACGGTGCTCGTCGGCTCGAGCGCGCAAACGGAAGCCGAATCGTCGCCCGCCGGCCCGGGCGGTCCCGTCGAATCGGACGACGACTGA
- a CDS encoding amidohydrolase, producing the protein MAHEVRNRLSELRRDFHRHPEPGWREFRTTARVVEELERIGVDEIAVGREVLATDERMAVPDASELEPWRERARQAGVRSDVLERTADGNTGVVAVVEEGEGPCVGVRVDLDAISMRESTEDDHRPAAAGFRSEHDGYMHACGHDAHLAIALGTIEAVKDGDFEGTLKVFFQPAEEISGGGKAMAEGGYLDDVDYLLALHVGLGHPTGEFVAGVEKPLAMAHVTATFEGASAHAGKAPNEGGNAMQAAATAIQNAYAIPRHSDGMTRVNVGSIEGGTASNVIAEEITIEAEVRGETTGLMEYMRTELERVLYAAAEMHDCDVTPRVVSESPRVDSHPALRDLIGNVAWGVPGVDRVVPATDFGASEDVTYLMQRVQDNNGLASYVLIGTDHPTSHHTPTFDIDEESLDIGVAVLSETAIELARRRP; encoded by the coding sequence ATGGCACACGAGGTCCGAAATCGGTTGAGCGAGTTACGTCGGGACTTCCACCGCCACCCCGAGCCGGGCTGGCGGGAGTTCCGGACGACGGCCCGCGTCGTCGAGGAACTCGAGCGGATCGGGGTCGACGAGATCGCCGTCGGTCGCGAGGTCCTGGCGACCGACGAGCGCATGGCCGTCCCCGACGCGTCGGAACTCGAGCCCTGGCGCGAGCGCGCCCGCCAGGCGGGCGTCCGATCGGACGTGCTCGAGCGGACCGCCGACGGCAATACGGGCGTCGTCGCGGTGGTCGAAGAGGGGGAGGGTCCCTGCGTCGGAGTGCGCGTCGATCTCGACGCCATTTCGATGCGGGAGTCGACCGAGGACGACCACCGGCCGGCTGCGGCGGGCTTTCGGTCGGAACACGACGGCTACATGCACGCCTGCGGCCACGACGCCCACCTGGCGATAGCGCTGGGGACGATCGAGGCGGTCAAGGACGGCGACTTCGAGGGGACGCTGAAGGTCTTCTTCCAGCCCGCCGAGGAGATCTCCGGCGGCGGGAAGGCGATGGCCGAGGGCGGCTACCTCGACGACGTCGACTACCTGCTCGCGCTCCACGTCGGCCTCGGCCACCCGACCGGCGAGTTCGTCGCCGGCGTCGAGAAACCGCTGGCGATGGCCCACGTGACCGCGACCTTCGAGGGCGCGAGCGCCCACGCGGGCAAAGCGCCCAACGAGGGCGGCAACGCGATGCAGGCCGCGGCGACCGCGATCCAGAACGCGTACGCGATCCCCCGGCACAGCGACGGGATGACCCGGGTGAACGTCGGCTCCATCGAGGGCGGCACCGCCAGCAACGTCATCGCCGAGGAGATCACGATCGAGGCGGAGGTCCGCGGCGAGACGACCGGTCTCATGGAGTACATGCGGACGGAACTCGAGCGCGTGCTGTACGCCGCCGCCGAGATGCACGACTGCGACGTCACGCCCCGTGTCGTCAGCGAGTCGCCCCGCGTCGACAGCCATCCCGCGCTCCGTGACCTGATCGGGAACGTCGCCTGGGGGGTCCCGGGCGTCGACCGCGTCGTTCCCGCCACGGACTTCGGCGCGAGCGAGGACGTGACGTACCTGATGCAGCGCGTCCAGGACAACAACGGCCTGGCCTCGTACGTCCTGATCGGGACCGACCACCCGACGAGCCACCACACGCCCACCTTCGACATCGACGAGGAGAGCCTCGATATCGGGGTCGCGGTGCTCTCCGAGACGGCGATCGAACTCGCCAGGCGGCGGCCGTAG
- a CDS encoding Rid family detoxifying hydrolase, translating to MTDTDRIRTDDAPSTDNPYSQGVRAGDTLYVSGYGPVDPETGDAVEGDIEAQTDRVLDNIAAVVDEAGGDGLADVVKVTVYLTDLDDYERVNEAYGERFDEIPPARVCVEVSRLPEDVRVELDAVAYLG from the coding sequence ATGACCGACACCGACCGAATTCGGACCGACGACGCACCGAGCACCGACAATCCCTACTCCCAGGGCGTCCGCGCCGGCGACACGCTCTACGTCTCCGGCTACGGCCCCGTCGATCCCGAGACGGGCGACGCAGTAGAGGGCGACATCGAGGCGCAGACCGACCGGGTGCTCGACAACATCGCCGCGGTCGTCGACGAAGCCGGGGGCGACGGCCTGGCGGACGTCGTCAAGGTCACGGTCTACCTGACCGACCTCGACGACTACGAACGGGTCAACGAGGCCTACGGCGAGCGGTTCGACGAGATCCCGCCCGCTCGCGTCTGCGTGGAGGTCTCGCGGCTCCCCGAGGACGTCCGCGTGGAGCTGGACGCCGTCGCGTACCTGGGGTGA
- a CDS encoding aspartate aminotransferase family protein, translated as MTAGPPIDELHFEDAPTVDSVPGPRTRELLEKQREIDSSAVAYPNDIPIAFEEGKGATVRDADGNTYIDLFAGIGVLNVGHANPYVLEAVHDQADKFVHTVDFPTEARLELIEKLDEIAPDGLQGNNRVVFGGPTGSDAIEASIKLSKYNTGGDGLIAFRGAYHGATTGAMSVTSNKKFKGHYTPLLSDVVHAPYPHPFRQDKSPEEAVDHALEEVQAIVEDPYGGLANPAGIVVEPIQGEGGIVTPPEGFLQGLRDIADDNDVTLVFDEIQSGLGRTGQWWASDWEGVAPDVMTSAKALGGVGFPLSATMYREELDTWGSGDHAGTYRGHVVGMRAGTRAIEYIQDHDLLAHARDLGEYIQGRLREAADETDRLADVRGRGLLIGAEFVDADGNPDGDVVDAIQRYCFERGVLVWTAGRHGNVLRFLPPLVLTHDLAETALDVVVEAIERATADAAQTA; from the coding sequence ATGACGGCAGGACCGCCGATAGACGAACTCCACTTCGAGGACGCACCGACCGTCGATTCCGTGCCCGGGCCGAGGACCCGGGAACTGCTCGAGAAGCAGCGCGAGATCGACAGCAGCGCGGTCGCCTATCCGAACGACATTCCGATCGCCTTCGAGGAGGGGAAGGGCGCGACGGTCCGCGACGCCGACGGCAACACCTACATCGACCTGTTCGCGGGCATCGGCGTGCTCAACGTCGGCCACGCGAACCCCTACGTGCTCGAGGCCGTCCACGACCAGGCGGACAAGTTCGTCCACACCGTCGACTTTCCGACCGAGGCCCGCCTCGAACTCATCGAGAAATTAGACGAGATCGCCCCGGACGGCCTCCAGGGGAACAACCGGGTCGTCTTCGGCGGCCCGACGGGCAGCGACGCCATCGAGGCCTCGATCAAACTGTCTAAGTACAACACCGGCGGCGACGGCCTCATCGCGTTCCGCGGGGCCTACCACGGCGCGACCACCGGCGCGATGAGCGTCACCTCGAACAAGAAGTTCAAAGGCCACTACACGCCCCTGCTCTCGGACGTCGTCCACGCACCGTATCCTCACCCGTTCCGTCAGGACAAGTCGCCCGAGGAAGCGGTCGATCACGCCCTCGAGGAAGTCCAGGCCATCGTCGAGGACCCCTACGGCGGCCTGGCGAATCCGGCCGGAATCGTCGTCGAACCGATTCAGGGCGAGGGCGGCATCGTCACGCCCCCGGAGGGTTTCCTCCAGGGTCTGCGCGACATCGCCGACGACAACGACGTCACGCTCGTCTTCGACGAGATCCAGAGCGGCCTCGGTCGCACCGGCCAGTGGTGGGCCAGCGATTGGGAGGGCGTCGCGCCCGACGTGATGACCTCCGCGAAGGCGCTGGGCGGCGTCGGCTTCCCGCTCTCGGCGACGATGTACAGGGAGGAACTGGACACGTGGGGCTCGGGCGACCACGCCGGCACCTACCGCGGCCACGTCGTTGGGATGCGCGCCGGCACCCGCGCCATCGAGTACATCCAGGACCACGACCTGCTGGCCCACGCTCGCGACCTCGGCGAGTACATTCAGGGTCGGCTCCGGGAGGCCGCCGACGAGACGGACCGCCTGGCCGACGTCCGCGGCAGGGGCCTGCTCATCGGCGCGGAGTTCGTCGACGCGGACGGGAATCCGGACGGCGACGTCGTCGACGCGATCCAGCGGTACTGCTTCGAACGCGGCGTGCTCGTCTGGACGGCCGGCCGCCACGGCAACGTGCTCCGATTCCTCCCGCCGCTGGTGCTCACGCATGACCTTGCCGAGACGGCGCTGGACGTTGTCGTCGAGGCGATCGAGCGAGCGACCGCAGACGCGGCGCAGACGGCCTAA
- a CDS encoding Lrp/AsnC family transcriptional regulator: MTYRLDEIDRRIIHALMDDARGISAPTIAEAVNVSPGTIRNRISQLEDEEIITGYHANIDFERADGSLANLFMCNAPVSEREPIARQAQVIPGVINVRELMTGRRNLHVLAVGRDTDDLRRIARSLSDLGVEIEDEVLVQNETWQSYAPYGPDEDAHRETVTDFISLSGDAEVAEVTVDPGAPLAGETLERAVRRDVLDDDALVVAIERDDAVLTPHGDTEIRADDIVTVFSRGGIDDGTVAAFRGDGESV, encoded by the coding sequence ATGACCTACCGCCTCGACGAGATCGACCGACGGATCATCCACGCGCTGATGGACGACGCTCGCGGTATCTCGGCGCCGACGATCGCGGAGGCCGTCAACGTCTCGCCGGGAACGATCCGAAACCGGATCTCGCAACTGGAGGACGAAGAGATCATCACTGGCTACCACGCGAACATCGACTTCGAACGCGCGGACGGCAGCCTGGCGAACCTGTTCATGTGCAACGCGCCGGTCTCCGAGCGAGAACCGATCGCCCGTCAGGCGCAGGTGATTCCGGGCGTGATCAACGTCCGGGAACTGATGACCGGGCGACGGAACCTCCACGTGCTGGCGGTCGGCAGGGACACGGACGATCTCCGGCGCATCGCCCGGTCGCTCTCGGACCTCGGCGTCGAGATCGAGGACGAGGTGCTCGTTCAAAACGAGACCTGGCAGTCGTACGCGCCGTACGGACCCGACGAGGATGCCCACCGCGAGACGGTCACGGACTTCATCAGCCTCTCGGGCGACGCGGAGGTCGCCGAGGTCACCGTCGATCCCGGGGCGCCGCTCGCCGGCGAGACCCTGGAACGGGCCGTTCGGCGGGACGTGCTCGACGATGACGCGCTCGTGGTCGCGATCGAGCGGGACGACGCCGTCCTGACCCCCCACGGCGACACCGAGATCCGGGCCGACGACATCGTCACGGTCTTCTCGCGGGGCGGGATCGACGACGGGACGGTCGCGGCGTTTCGCGGCGACGGCGAATCGGTGTAG